A genomic window from Nicotiana sylvestris chromosome 11, ASM39365v2, whole genome shotgun sequence includes:
- the LOC138881889 gene encoding uncharacterized protein: MVESSRQWHEKLSFALLGYRTTVRTSIGATPYLLVYGTEVVIPAEVEIPSLQIVAEAKIDDDEWVKTRLEKLSLIDEKRLAAVCHGQLYQQRMARAYNKKVHPRKFEVGQLVLRRILPHQAEAKGKFAPNWQGPFIVTRVLSNGALYLTDIEGKCIEMAINSDVVKRYYV; encoded by the coding sequence ATGGTGGAgagttctaggcagtggcatgaaaagctatcattcgcattgctgggttatcgcactactgtccgcacttcaataggggcgactccttatttgttggtgtatggcaccgaagtagtgatacccgcagaagtggaaattccatcccttcaaaTTGTCGCGGAGGctaagatcgatgatgatgagtgggtcaaaacccgcttggaaaaATTGAgtctgattgatgagaaaagattagcagcagtgtgtcatggccagttgtatcaacagagaatggccagagcatataataagaaggtgcatccacggaagtttgaagtgggccagttAGTATTgagacgtatccttccacatcaggctgaggccaaAGGCAAGTTTgctccaaactggcaggggccattcatcgtaactagagtgttgtcaaatGGCGCTTTGTATTTAACGGATATAGAAGGCAagtgtatagaaatggccatcaattccgatgtggtcaagagatactatgtatga